The DNA segment GATATTTTGGttagaatgaaaataaaaactgagAGAACTGAGAAAGAAGTGTCAATCaaagaaaaaagtcacaaaaaaTTGAGTCAAAACTTCTTTAAAGTTCAACATGCAACTGAATCCTTACCCCTTGATGACGCTCAAACACCTCTCCGTTGATGACCCTGAGCCTCTCTTGCTGCAGTAAATACGCCGGGTCCTTCAGACTGCTGCTGTGGTATATAAAAATGGCCAGTAATACAATTGGCGCCTGTAGAAAGAAGTCTAGTTCTGGCCGAAAATTAAAGAGGAAGAATGACAAGGCTGTGACAAACACAGTAGTGATTTGGCCTGTCAGCACATGGAACATGTTGTCACGGAACTTAAGGATAAAGGCAACAGAGAGACCTAGGGCAGCTGTGATAAAGGTCAGTGCTATCGAGTAGGCATTGTGTCCGTGAAACAGGCCGTAGCGCAGCATCACCGTGCGCGAGTCGGAACGCAACACCAATGCCAGGCTATTGAAGGCAACACCAAACACATACAGTCGACTGTTCTGGATAAAAATACTTTCAGCTAGCTGCTCTCCGTCTTTTAGGATCTTTTCATTGTAGATGTTGGCCAATGCGGAGGTAAAGCACTGAAGAAGCAGCAAGACATAGCCCAGGCCGAAACCACGTAAACGCTGGACAAGCTGGCTGTTCCAGAGCTCCGGGACCAGTCCCTCTGCCCAGCTGGTCTCACTCTGGTTGTGCTTCTTTATGTCCAACAAGGTGGAGTTTGAGCAGCTGCTGGAGGGAGCAGAGACATGCGCCCCATGCAGGccatgaacactgactgcatgctggtttggacatgtgttcATGGTCAGGGCCACGATGGAGAAGAAGAGAATGATCAGGGAGGCCCACTGCACCCAGGACAAATGTCTCCTGCAGAGTGAAGATGCATTTACAACAGGAGAATGAGGGAGAAGATGCCATAGTCTGATAAAGACACCCCATGCACAACACACTATGTTCACATTGCACTAATATGCAGCAAACAGAAATAGCTTCTGTTGTATTAAAgtatgaaaaatataataaatttgtgtttttaacaCTTACTTCAGAACAAACCGGAACAGAATGGCTGTTGTAAGAATGACAACATTGGAGAACAATACAGCCATTGCCTGTTccaacaatcaaacaaacaaacagaatgaTACCTCTACTgtctaaatattaaaaataaaaataaaaaagtcaaatacaTAAGTACATCAACTTACAGGCTGGAGGTAGGTCAtcacataaaaaataatgaggTTATCAAGAAAATAGAGAAATGCAGGGACAGCCCATTTCAAACAGCCAGAAAATGAGGAACCAGAGGAGCAGCCCAAGTCCCTACACGAACGATTTTCTGCAGTACAAACacataaaaaggtaaaaactaATAAAGTGGAGGAAAATATTGCCTACATCTGCCATAAAACTGATGTTAACTCATCCACTAAAAGAATCATTAAATCCATTCCAAATTACTTTTTAGTACGCATGTACATATCTGGAAAAAGCTGATGAGTTGGCAACCGTTTCTCGTCAGCT comes from the Silurus meridionalis isolate SWU-2019-XX chromosome 3, ASM1480568v1, whole genome shotgun sequence genome and includes:
- the slc35a5 gene encoding probable UDP-sugar transporter protein SLC35A5, which encodes MAPSSSTSSCCCSCCSSSAWLCSRSSAYTLVLGLVFITLGTSRIILLKFSENEENKYDFHPASVNLMAETIKLFFCLVMSVRVIIRENRSCRDLGCSSGSSFSGCLKWAVPAFLYFLDNLIIFYVMTYLQPAMAVLFSNVVILTTAILFRFVLKRHLSWVQWASLIILFFSIVALTMNTCPNQHAVSVHGLHGAHVSAPSSSCSNSTLLDIKKHNQSETSWAEGLVPELWNSQLVQRLRGFGLGYVLLLLQCFTSALANIYNEKILKDGEQLAESIFIQNSRLYVFGVAFNSLALVLRSDSRTVMLRYGLFHGHNAYSIALTFITAALGLSVAFILKFRDNMFHVLTGQITTVFVTALSFFLFNFRPELDFFLQAPIVLLAIFIYHSSSLKDPAYLLQQERLRVINGEVFERHQGDGEELERLNKSDTDDDSEEESF